The proteins below are encoded in one region of Helianthus annuus cultivar XRQ/B chromosome 2, HanXRQr2.0-SUNRISE, whole genome shotgun sequence:
- the LOC110919100 gene encoding protein Asterix has translation MSSSGNDPRQPSSAKPYKPQPVHPDNLPIDYSGFIAIIFGVAGVMFRYKLGSWLALIFCAQSLANMKNIETDLKQISTGFMFAIMGMVTNYLSPARGAVKT, from the exons TCGTCCGGCAACGATCCCCGGCAACCGTCGTCGGCGAAGCCGTACAAGCCTCAACCGGTTCACCCTGACAATCTCCCCATCGATTACTCCGGTTTCATCGCCATCATCTTCGGTGTCGCCGGTGTTATGTTCCGA TACAAGCTTGGTTCATGGCTTGCTCTCATATTCTGTGCCCAGTCACTTGCTAATATGAAGAATATAGAGACTGATTTAAAGCAGATTTCCACTGGCTTTAT GTTTGCTATTATGGGAATGGTGACAAATTACTTGAGCCCGGCTCGTGGAGCTGTGAAGACTTGA